One stretch of Mobula birostris isolate sMobBir1 chromosome 5, sMobBir1.hap1, whole genome shotgun sequence DNA includes these proteins:
- the LOC140197419 gene encoding allograft inflammatory factor 1-like: MNPQGGKAFGILKAQQDDRLEGINKEFLDTPKYNTDPDLEDKLRAFKEKYMEFDLNAEGDIDIMGLKRMLEKMGAAKTHLELKKMIKEVAGNMGETISYRDFVMMMLGKQSAIAKIIMMYEDKTKEPEKPTGPPTKKTFSDLP; encoded by the exons ATGAATCCTCAAG GTGGTAAAGCCTTTGGAATCCTGAAAGCACAACAGGATGACCGGCTGGAGGGAATCAACAAG GAATTCCTGGACACCCCGAAGTACAACACCGACCCAGATCTGGAAGATAAGCTCCGAGCTTTCAAAG AGAAATACATGGAATTTGACCTCAACGCTGAAGGAGATATTG ATATCATGGGCTTGAAGAGGATGCTGGAGAAGATGGGGGCGGCCAAGACCCACCTGGAGTTAAAGAAGATGATAAAAGAAGTGGCGGGCAACATGGGCGAGACCATCTCCTACCGGGATTTCGTGATGATGATGCTGGGGAAACAGTCAGCCATTGCCAAGAT AATAATGATGTACGAAGACAAGACCAAGGAACCGGAGAAACCCACAGGACCCCCGACGAAGAAAACCTTCAGCGATCTTCCGTGA